The Solanum pennellii chromosome 11, SPENNV200 sequence ACAAGCGTGTGTATACCCTATGctgttttttgtttcttcttcataCACTCTGCTGGATGAATAGCTATATATTATGTGGTCAGTTCGCCCAATAGAAacatcatatgtatatattttttgtgtgtaaaCAATGATCTCTTTTTAAAGATGCATCTTTCCCATGCATACACAGGGCTAAGAAGTTTGTATTCGGAAATGCTGGAATTATTTTGTCACCCCCTGCTATAGTACTTCTAGGATAGACACAGTTTAATGTAGCTTGATTTTAACTTCAAACCAAAATAAGGCATCTTAGTACATATTAGTCTCACTTTTTATTAGGGAAACTTGGCGATTGACAATTGAAAAGAATGCAGAGAAACTTCTTCTTTAGTTGTTAATTGATTTGTATTTAAAATCAAAACTGGTGATGCGAAACGATGTGGCTCTTGGCAGTTACGCCAATCTAGCAACTTAATGCAGAGAAGAAATGTTATGTCATGTTGCTAGTCTCTCAAAATTTCCTGATTTTGGTGTTAGCaataatttaaagtaaaattcTGTTTGCTTGAGAAGTATCTGGTTTTGACCAAAGCAGCTCTCGCTAAATATGTGGAACTCTTCAAAGACGGATGCATTTAATGGCTACTGTACAAAGAGTTCATCTGGATGAGCTTAGAGTGATGTAAGTTGTAATTTCAGGAGGTTCTGATAGGTCTTTAGCGAGTGCTTTGGTCAGTTGCAGTTAAATCAATCAATCTACTAAGTTTCAGTCCTGAACTACTGGGGTCTGCCGTATGAATCCGTGTATCCATCAATTTATTCCagcattttgtattttttttatgccataccttgttttttttctaaatgtAGAGACTCTCTGTAATTCACACTTAACCCTGCCCAGATGTGCAAGTCTCTTACTGTGATAATTCCTGCAAACACCATTTTAATTTAAGGAATAACATAAAAAGTATACTCGACTTAAAGTAGGTTGTAATGGTGTATATGTACCTATCCATGCATGGGTGTGTGCTCCATGTTATTTGAAGCTGATAATTACCAAATCTGTCCTGCAAATTTCAGCGCCTTCTTTGTTCTACTAGGGATCTTCTAAAGCAAAATAGCAAAGGAATGTTGTACATTGGGCATGGTTAATGGTCAATTTGGTCGATATCTTTGCTTGGATTGATTTTTAGAGTAGATCGGCCTCTTTAGTTTTCTGTTTGCTATGGCCTTCTTTGTTATCTCCATCCTGGTGTATGCTGCCCAGTTTTGGAGCATGATTAATCCCGATTCGTGTATGTTCCACTTCGCGAGTAAGCTTTCCCTACTAGAGGCGGCTCCATTTTTAATGATCGAACTGAAACCTTTGGCTAAGATGTAGGAGTACATTGGAGATAGTAATTCTGTTTGGTATGTCCTTATTTTCCACTTCTGTGGAAATTGACTGGCGAAATTATGTTTCTTGATTAATGCGTGCTTATTGATGCATGACTGAGTTGACCAGGtacaataatcacaataaggtGACACTCTTTCTTGATCTTTAAACAATGTGACACTCTTGATTCTTGCAAATCGAATAAGTAAAGAAATTTCATCTTCCACCTTTTTTGTGCCCTTGAAACCTTCTTAATTTAAACATTTTGTACACTTTGCTTGCTGCTACTTTTCTAGTTATAGGTCTTTTTGAACACCATACTAACGGTTATGCTGCATCAAAGTGTTACTCTGTTGATGATCTTATCTCAACTTTGAGCTAACTGTAGTTTGTCTGTTCTTGTCTTGGTATTCAGTTTCTTGAGAAAGAGTCAATGAGCAATCAACCTTTTGAGGTTTTGTTTCTTTTGGGTCTTTCTGGTGTTTTCTTCTTTGGGTCAGTTGCAAGTTTATGTGTGCTTGTAATTGTCGTCGTCGTCTTTGGTCTCTGTATCTTCTTTTTGGAATCTTGTATTGGGCACTTCTCTTGAGTGCTATTCCTTGTAAACCTCTATGTATCCAGCAcatcttttccctttttttggGGATGTCCTTGAAGGGATGTATCCAGTTCAGTTTTTAGATCTTACTTGGTTTaacttgttttctttttgtacGATTGGCTATGATGGTTTTACTTGTACTTCTAAAAAGAGATACTGGATAATTGTCTATTGCATATGAGCTTCAAAGAGGTAGTTTTCTATTCTCAAACTGCTTTCATTACCTCCTGATCGCTTTGTGTTATCACACACTTGAGATTCAGTTATGTGCTTGACCTTTCCGTTGCAGTAGTGTTTGATTGAATCTATCACAAATTTGTAatgtattgattgaatttttcaCAAGCAGCAAGGTTCCACATTTCTTTCTGAGTTGGAGCAGTCGCCGCCAAAAGCTATGTTGGAAGCCATGCAGCCCTTACAATCTGCTATAGTTAAACCAGAACTCCTAAAGCATCAAGATAGGGAGGTTAAGCTTCTTGTTGCCACCTGTATCTGTGAGATAACAAGAATTACTGCACCTGAAGCACCGTATAGTGATGATGTTCTAAAGGTAATAAGTAATGGCAGAGACTCGATGACGCATTTATGTGCCCTTGATTTTCCCATGCAGCAACTAAAAACCTGGTTTGTGCTTTGATTTGAGTCAGGACATCTTCCATTTGATTGTGAGCACTTTCAGCGGCTTAGGTGATATAAATAGTCCATCCTTCGGAAGAAGAGTTGTCATCTTAGAAACTCTAGCAAGGTACAGATCATGTGTTGTAATGCTGGATCTCGAGTGTGATGATCTTATCAATGAAATGTTCCAGACTTTTCTCAATGTTGTCAGGTGAGCTTTATCTTGTACTGAAGGTCCCATCAGTAAATATTGTGGCAGATATGTCACCTACTAGTGCTGCTGCATTCTCTTGCCTTTTCGAAGAAGTTAGCACTATGGCTAGAAGTTTTAATTCTTTATTCTGTTTAAAAGAAAATGTCACAAATTTCTCGTCTTTGATGACATTTAGTATCTCTTTTAAATagataagtaatttttttttcttggagaAGGTAACTTTGTGTATATTGACTAGGACAGTACAAATATTACatcctcaaaaaaaataatatcatttacATAACTAAATAAGATACTAAATTTCATCAAAGACCAGAAGTTATTGATCCTGGATACAAGCAGAATTCCGATGAGCTGGgaatatacattaaaatatggGACTCTACGAAAGACACCTATTCTTCTATACAAATAGGGATCTCATTGGTgtgtcaaaaagaaaaaaaaacacaagcTATTTGAAATGTACAAAGTCCATTTCAATCCGTCATGTTCCTCTGTTTCTCTCTTCTCATACTATCCACATTAGGGTCAAAGGGGCAACCTCCCATGCCTGGTCTTCTTTTCCTGCTTTAAATATCCAGCTTTGCGACTCCTCTCTTCTTATACCATGTATCACCCAATGTGATCTGAAACAGTACAAATCCACCCACCACAGACCTGACGCCACCttacaatgcaaatgacatttAATATATGGCAAATAATGTTAATGCTGTCAATTAGTCAACTTGGGGCTAATATTCTCCGTGATATGATCATCCATCTCTCCTGATATGTATAATAGCTTATGTTTTTTCCACTCTCCTCCAGTTATGAACTCTTTCACTTCAATGATTTCGTCTCCCATTTTGTCACAATGTTTGATCAACTTCTTCCAGTCTTTTTGCTTTGTGAAAGCCATATTGAACTGTTTTTTTGGCGAAGAGCAATGGataaagctttttttttttcctgctTTATCCCCAATTCTAAGctatgttgcttggactcttcaaaaatgccaCTGGgtgtcggatcctccaaaagtagtgcattttttGGAGGATCTGACACTGTTGCAGCtgcatttttggagagtccgagcaacatagtttCTAAGTGTTTCTCAGCCTGttatatcaacaaaaataatctAGTGTGACTGACTAATGTGAGAAAATTGAAGGTAAAACAAGGTATGTGTTACTGCATACTTAAATGTGGTGTACTTAATTAAGGTATATGATATAAACATTCATCTTGATGAAggtatgaaaatatatgtagtGAAACGAaattttatctcaaaatttaaaaatgtagCTACTGTTGCTCCTGGATTATTGTTGCTTCGTCTCCCTTGGACCCTCCctaattcaataattttctgTCTTGTATACCACATATGCAGGGATGAGCATCAAGATAGTATTCTGACATCAATGCAAACTATTATGGTTGTTCTCATAGAAGAGAGTGAAGATATCCGGGAGGATCTTTTACACGTCATTTTGTCGGTTCTAGGTCGTCATAAGAAAGTAAGTGTTTGTGTTGCATGATTAAATGTCAACAGAAGTTTGCTTTTGTTTGGATGCTTTGTCCTGAAGAACTGGGTTTTAACACTTCCTGTCAGGATGTTTCGATAGCCGGAAGGGGGCTTGCTATGAAGGTGATAGAGCAGTGTTCAGGAAAATTGGAGCCCAGCATAAAGCAGTTTCTTGTATCTTCAATGTCTGGAGACAGCAGGCCAACAACATTTGAAATTGACTACCATGAAGTCATTTATGATATTTACCGTTGTGCTCCTCAGATCTTATCAGGAGTTGTTCCCTACATCACAGGAGAACTACTGGTACATTAATTTCTTCATCCCATCTCTgttattacatcattttattttctaatgaaAATCATGTTAATTTGTGCTTTAGTTTTCAAATATGTCTTGACAACATTTTTTCGATTATTGAAATTTACTTGACTTTATTGTTCTATCTTCTTTGCCTGGTTGGACCTTTAATGTAGCTGGTGTAGTTTAATGGAATATAGCCATTAGTTTATTTGCTATAGAATATCTGAAGATATCAGTCTTGAAGTAGTTGATCAACTCAAGATATGTGCCTAGAgtcattttttcttcatttatatAGGTGATCTTTTCTTCCTTTCTTACTTCTGATGATCTAATGTACAAGCTTGAATGTGACAGACAGATCAGTTAGATGTGCGATTAAAAGCTGTGCACTTAGTTGGGGATCTTTTTGCTCTATCGGAATCTGCTATCTCTGAGGCATTTCATCCGATTTTCTTGGAATTTTTGAAGAGACTTACTGATAGAATAGTTGAGGTCAGAATGTCTGTCCTTGAACATGTCAAGGGATGTCTGCTGTCAAATCCATTTAGACAAGAAGCACCTCAGATCATCTGTAAGAATATTGGAAATCCTTCCTTCTTTCCTTCCTTCAGTCCTTTATACTTATGCATTTAGTTGGTAATCTAATATAAACATGTTCTAGCTGCCCTCCGGGACCGGCTGTTGGATTATGATGAAAATGTGCGCAAACAAGTCGTTGTCGTGCTTTGTGATGCTGCATGTAATGCCCTTACATCCATGAAGGTCGATACTATTAAGCTGGTAGCAGAGCGGATTCGGGATAAATCTGTATGTGACATGTCTAGTTTTAGGTGTCTAGTCTACTTTGACATTGATAATTAATGCATTCTTACTCCCATCTTCTGATAGCTGTATGGTCTTATGTTTTCAGCTTCTTGTTAAAAGATACACACTGGAGAGGCTAGCTGATATATACAGAATCTATTGCTTAAACTCTTCCAGTGGCTCAATTAAAGGCATCGACTATGAATGGATCCCTGGGAGGATTTTAAGATGTTTTTATGACAAAGATTTCAGGTAAGCTGCCTTGTATTGCTTTTTACGGAATGATAAACTATGATTTGATAAGTGAAAGATGGATAGATTATTTCCTTAGCTAAATGATGAGGAATCAAGTACTAAAGTATTAGGTTGTTTTCTTTGGAATCTTAAGCATTTGGAAAGTGAAGTTTCTATTGGAAACACCAACCCCAAGTTATACTGTAGTTCCTGAAGTTGGGAGTCCACATTTGTAACTTGTTACTCTAGGCACACCTTATATTGGAGTTTTGGAATCTGAAACTGCAACACagaaattttacctttttaaaccAGGTTCCATATATCAAGCACTCATTTAATACATTATTGACTATTGTTTTTTCTATAGGTCGGACATCGTGGAGCACATTCTATGCTCATCCTTGTTCCCTAATGAATTCTCAGTCAAGGATAAAGTTAAAAACTGGGTTAAGGTTTTCTCAAGTTTTGACAAAGTTGAGGTTAGAGCACTTGAGAAGCTGCTGGAGCAGAAACAAAGGTTTGTCATGAATGCTCGATCTTGATGTCAGGTGTTCCTGGATGTTGTTTGTGTCTTCTTTATTTCCCTCACCTTTGAAGTACAACACGAATTACATATTCATTGAGTTTTGGATAAGCTGCAGGTTGCAGCAAGAGATGAGGAGGTATCTTTCTTTAAGGCAGATGCAGCAGGTTTGTAACTCTTCCACTCTTTGTTCCCGAACAATAAATGGTTAAAAGTGAACAAAACAAGGTTAACAGAACTTCATTGTAAAATAATTGCAGGATGGCGATGCCACTGAGATTCAAAAAAAAGTTGTATTCTGCTTCCGCATTATGTCTCGTTGTTTTACTGACCCTGGGAAGGCGGAAGAGAGCTTTCAGATTCTTGATCAGTTAAAAGATGCTAATGTCTGGAGGATATTAACAGTTCTCCTTGATCCAAACAGCAACTCTATTCGAGCTTCTAGTTCTTGGGTAAGGAGAAACctatttttgaatataatgtagGTTCTCACTTGTTTTGTCTACTGATATATTAAAGCCACTGAAATGCCTAAGTATGTATGAGTACATGACATTTTTCCTATGATGTTTCCTCATCAGGATGAACTGCTTAAGATCCTTGGTGAAAAGCATCGGCTCTACGACTTCCTGGGCACACTTTCTATGAAGTGCTCATATATACTTTTCAACAAGGAACATGTAAAAGAAATTCTCCAGGAGACTAACATACAGAAATCTGCTGGAAGCACTGATTTGATTCTGTCTTGCACACATCTTCTTGTGGTAATTTAAAACTAACTTGCTTCGTCTatataaatgcatattttttatCCTCATGTTTTCTTGGTAGACTTTATTGTAACCTATAAAGGAGAGAACTGAAATGGAAGACACTTTTGGTTGAAGCATTTAATGCCTGAAATGGGTTATATTGGTAGGCATGCCTTATAGGCTATATTATGGTATATTGTAGCAGGTAATAGTGGTGCCTTGGCATCTATGATTTTCTTGCTTTCATAACTATCACATATTCAAGAGTCTGCCTGAGTGCCCTATAAATTGTGAGCAACCCGATGCATTGCTACCTTCACATGTCACTACAAAAGTGTCTTCTCTGATTTAATCAATTATCCATGTTTCTTTTAGAATGAAATCAAATTATCCATGTTTTAGGAAGTCCATAATTCATTTCTGTGTCTTTCACTCTTTCTTCAATTCATGTCTTTCTTTGATGAACATTGCAGATTCTTGCACGTTTCTGTCCATTTCTGCTTAGTGGAATTGAGGAAGATCTGATACATCTTCTTGAAGATGATAATGAGATAATTAAAGAAGGTGTCTTGCATGTTTTGGCAAAGGCTGGTGCAGCCATCCGAGAAAAATTGGGAGATTCTTCAAGGTTCACATTTGAAGCTTTTATTCTTTAGTTCCTTGCTGCGATATACTGAAACATTATGCTTGCAACTTACAGGTCTTTAGACCTTATGCTTGAGAGGATTTGCTTGGAGGGAAGCCGGAGGCAGGCCAAGTATGCTATACATGCACTTGCTTCAATAATGAAGGATGATGGACTCAAGTCATTGTCTGTTCTATATAAGGTAGGTCATAATCTCACTATACCCATACAAATTACTGCCTATTGATTTATCCTCCTCTCGGTTCATATGTTGGTGAAATATTTGGATATCACATTACCTGTGTAATGTGCAGAGACTTGTTGATATGCTAGAAGAGAAGTCACATTTACCTGCTGTACTACAATCTCTTGGATGTGTTGCACAGACTGCTATGCCAGTCTTTGAGACAAGGGAGAAAGAGATTGAGCAGTtcataaagaaaaacatattgGAGCTTAGTCACGTATGCCTCATGAATTAATGCCAAATTTTGCGACATTGTTTACCTCCTTTTTTAGCATTCATCTAAAGGCAAACTATTCTTTTCAGACATCTGAAGGTAAAGCCAAAGAAAGTTGGGAGGACCGAAGTGAGATCTGTTCAATGAAGGTCAGATTTTACTGTTTGGTTATCTCCTTTACGATTTTCAGAATTATGACTATTTTCTAAAGGATGAATTGGCATTTTCATTCAATATTGATATACAGATATTTGGAATTAAGACACTGGTCAAAAGCTATTTACCAGTGAAGGATGCTAACCTTCGATTggggattgatgacttgttggAAATCCTGAAAAACATACTCTCATTTGGGGAAATCTCAATTCAAATTAAGTCAAGGTACTGCTACTGTGCAGGAATTATCTGCTTTTTGGGGTTGTGTCAATAGATGGATGTGCTTTGCATAGTTTGTTACAAGGCTTTCTTTCTACAGGAGATTTGGTTTCTCTTTCTCTTATCTTTGCCATTTTGCAGTTCTGTTGATAAGGCCCATTTAAGACTTGCTGCAGCAAAAGCTATGCTTCGTCTATCAAAGCACTGGGACCACAAGATTCCTGTGGATGTCTTTTACCTTACTCTTGGGACATCAGAGGTGAGGTttctacccccccccccccccNNNNNNNNNNNNNNNNNNNNNNNNNNNNNNNNNNNNNNNNNNNNNNNNNNNNNNNNNNNNNNNNNNNNNNNNNNNNNNNNNNNNNNNNNNNNNNNNNNNNNNNNNNNNNNNNNNNNNNNNNNNNNNNNNNNNNNNNNNNNNNNNNNNNNNNNNNNNNNNNNNNNNNNNNNNNNNNNNNNNNNNNNNNNNNNNNNNNNNNNNNNNNNNNNNNNNNNNNNNNNNNNNNNNNNNNNNNNNNNNNNNNNNNNNNNNNNNNNNNNNNNNNNNNNNNNNNNNNNNNNNNNNNNNNNNNNNNNNNNNNNNNNNNNNNNNNNNNNNNNNNNNNNNNNNNNNNNNNNNNNNNNNNNNNNNNNNNNNNNNNNNNNNNNNNNNNNNNNNNNNNNNNNNNNNNNNNNNNNNNNNNNNNNNNNNNNNNNNNNNNNNNNNNNNNNTACTTCACcattgccccccccccccccacacacacacacaaaaaaaaaaagaaaaaccaaaCCCCATCCACTGCGCTGATGTCCCTCATACACAACAATTTTCAGCAATTGCTTTCTAGAGACAaatcgtttaattttttttcaactgtTAATGCTACTAGGCTAGTTTCCCTCAAGTAAAGAAGTTATTCCTCAACAAAGTCCATCAATACCTGAAGGATCGTTATTTGGACCCGAAGTATACTTGTGCCTTCTTACTTGACTTGCAGTTTCAGCAGCCAGATTTTGAAGAGGTGTGAGTTGTGATTGTTGTACTGGCATGGCTCTCTTGGTTATATGTTTATacttgttaattaatttgttatcTCCCAATTATTGACAGATCAAGAGCAACTTAAGTGATGTTATCCAGATCTATCAGCAGGGGAAGGCACGTCAACTTTCTGTGCAATCTGAAGCTATTACCCCAGTTCCTTTTCCAGAATATATTCTACCATACTTGGTCCATGCTCTTGCTCATCATTCTTTATTTCCTAACATCGACGAATGCAAGGATGTTAAAGTATTTGAGCCTACTTATAGGTACAAGTGTTTCCTGACCTTACTGATGGTTGCATATATAGAAATTTAAAGAGATCGAGGCTGCCTCAAAATGCATTTCTGTGACCCCCCACTCAACCAGTTATTCTCATGATTTTCAGTCTACATATCTTTAGATGCTGATCTTAGTTTTATTTGATTGTCACTTCATAAGCAGGGTTACTTGCATAATATAGACTACTGGTAGTAATCCCCCTCTTTTACCAGTTATAGTAGTCTTCCGTGATTATTCTGGCTATGGTAAGCTCTTAGTATTTTGCTTACTGAAATAGTGCCTCTTCACCAGTCTCTTTATAGAAGGCTTACTGGAATAATACATGATGCACTCATCTAAATGTAGTTCTTGTTGTAACTTATCCCGTAAAAAGGTGGTGCTTGGAGAATTGGCCATTTTCTTGTGGGAGGGCAGGGAATGTGTACTAGTTGTTTATTTGAAGAATAGGTTGGCCCAACCAGCTGTACCTGTATCTGTTATTACTTGGAAAGAAGGTGCATGGTATCACCAATTACTTTGAGTATAATTTCAGAAACGTGCTGATTTGTTATAAGGAATCTGAACAGCCTCTACTTGTCTgacaaagaaggaaaaatagaatgaaataatgGGAAATTAAATCTGCCTTTTCTACTATTGATAACACTCGATGAGATATATTCTAAACGTTGGTGTCACTTTCTTGTTGTGTTAATCTTCATGACTGAATGGCTAAACTACTTTGCCTGGAGGTAAAGAAGGGTGCTTGTGATCTACTCTGGATGTATAGTACCTTGACTGTTGAACTTGTGTCTACGGTTTGACTTGTTTTTTTTCCCTTCCCTTAAATATTTTCTACCGTCTAGTTCTCTATTCTGTCTTAATTCGGGCACATTTTAATAAGGTAATGAGAGTGCTTCTAGTTACATCCAAAAGGATCAACCTAcactaaggggtcgtttggttggGAACGAGTTATCCCGGGATTAATTATTCTGGATAAGTTATTCCACCATGTATATGGATAACTCAATGTTATCGAAGGCGAAAAGCGCAAAAACTCTAAGGTCCATGAGGGCTTTAAGCGCATAGCACAAATAAAGTGtgggctttaatgaaaaaaggcgcaaagggagaaaagaatgcaaatatatatatgtttagtccagGGCTAATAATTATAAACCTGAATGACATATGTCCACAGAAATTGAAAAAACttatgataaagtgaaatattaattatttagtgtaaCTTTTTCATACGAGGTTCATTGGCAAGGAAACGTTTGCCTTAGAACCTTTATGACGACACTGAAGCGCACATAAAGCAAAGTGAAGCGCTCAACACACTTTGAGCctcgcttcagggcttaagCGCGCTTAAAGCGCATAATTTATCCCACCGCTTATGTATAAATGGGGATAAATAGTCCCAGGACTGCCTAATACCTCCAACCATACACAAGATAACATTGTTCAGTCATTTTATCCCTGGGATTATTGTGCCATATACCTCACACCAAACGACTCCTAATACTTCACAGTTGAATTATGAGTTGATGAAATCTAAAATGGCTTCAGGAACATTTACAACAACCATGGTGTTCCAAAAGTAAAAGAATACATTTTAACTTAAAGAATAAGTGTAGAAACCTTGTTGTCTTGAAAAAATTATGGAGTTCCTTTATCTCTAGATTATTCGCCATACTAGTCTGCTGTGGGTGTGTAATTCCACATTTTGAGGGGTGTTTTGCTGATTCCAGCACCCTTTCCAGCTTTACAAAAGCTGTGGGGTTGTGTTCAGCATTGCCCATTTGAGATTCAGCACACTAGAGCATATTCTGAATCTGCATGGCCTGTTTACAGTGTAACAAAGGCGCAAGCTATGTGAAACAGTTAATCTTGTAAGCTGCACAAGTCTTCCATATTTGTCTCCAGGGCCAATGGGGAAGGGAactttgggggggggggagtcTATTCAACAAGCAATAGCAAGACTTTACAGTGACTACCTTATTCTCCCTTCCAAAGCATTTTATCTTGTCATGTCATTAGTGGAGTTCCAACTAGTAATTGGAAGATTCTTCCAAGTTCTCAGACCTCAGTCATTGCAATTCCATCTAAATAGTATGATCGACCCTTGATTGGACTTGCATTTAGCAACTGTAGCATTGGGGTTGAACATGCTAAGATAAATAGAATgttcctcaatttttttaatgaggACATATTGTTGTTGATATGTGTCTCCTGTTTGGTATCTTCTTGGTACTCCTTAACAATATCATTCACTATTTTCATAAAGAATCCAAAACATGTTGttacatattttcatttttaataaaattgtaaTACCTATGAATAAGCATTTGTTTGCAACTCTAGGCATACTCTAGAAATGGACATATATGGAGTCCCCAACATTGGATCCATTAGTGGCATGATTACCATTTAAAGATGCACC is a genomic window containing:
- the LOC107004432 gene encoding sister chromatid cohesion protein PDS5 homolog A isoform X1; amino-acid sequence: MASKLQLQLKELGSKLENPPTSKDSLIKLLKQGSTFLSELEQSPPKAMLEAMQPLQSAIVKPELLKHQDREVKLLVATCICEITRITAPEAPYSDDVLKDIFHLIVSTFSGLGDINSPSFGRRVVILETLARYRSCVVMLDLECDDLINEMFQTFLNVVRDEHQDSILTSMQTIMVVLIEESEDIREDLLHVILSVLGRHKKDVSIAGRGLAMKVIEQCSGKLEPSIKQFLVSSMSGDSRPTTFEIDYHEVIYDIYRCAPQILSGVVPYITGELLTDQLDVRLKAVHLVGDLFALSESAISEAFHPIFLEFLKRLTDRIVEVRMSVLEHVKGCLLSNPFRQEAPQIISALRDRLLDYDENVRKQVVVVLCDAACNALTSMKVDTIKLVAERIRDKSLLVKRYTLERLADIYRIYCLNSSSGSIKGIDYEWIPGRILRCFYDKDFRSDIVEHILCSSLFPNEFSVKDKVKNWVKVFSSFDKVEVRALEKLLEQKQRLQQEMRRYLSLRQMQQDGDATEIQKKVVFCFRIMSRCFTDPGKAEESFQILDQLKDANVWRILTVLLDPNSNSIRASSSWDELLKILGEKHRLYDFLGTLSMKCSYILFNKEHVKEILQETNIQKSAGSTDLILSCTHLLVILARFCPFLLSGIEEDLIHLLEDDNEIIKEGVLHVLAKAGAAIREKLGDSSRSLDLMLERICLEGSRRQAKYAIHALASIMKDDGLKSLSVLYKRLVDMLEEKSHLPAVLQSLGCVAQTAMPVFETREKEIEQFIKKNILELSHTSEGKAKESWEDRSEICSMKIFGIKTLVKSYLPVKDANLRLGIDDLLEILKNILSFGEISIQIKSSSVDKAHLRLAAAKAMLRLSKHWDHKIPVDVFYLTLGTSEASFPQVKKLFLNKVHQYLKDRYLDPKYTCAFLLDLQFQQPDFEEIKSNLSDVIQIYQQGKARQLSVQSEAITPVPFPEYILPYLVHALAHHSLFPNIDECKDVKVFEPTYRQLYVFLSMLVHGDEEGKPEGGISREKESISTVKSILHSIKHSEDAVDSTKSKNSYAVSDLGLAITNRLVPNHDDLKELKASVSLPPSLYKQHEMNEEKDQSLVEVKTWLADESIMAHFESIKFETNGTVSLLKSEITEDEVMKDSETEGNEVPLGKIMERLKARSKMRKEVKDDSSAAEVRTENDVDILKVVREIDSNNVVDDNKLDASNGHESAVKTKASNKRQKRGTDISVPKGAKRQRSSSSSVHKLSSKLEDSIEKEEDLQSMSEDKSSEENVFEPEESDLLTSSIRKKTSLLPKQKRKATDKNHDDTCEIEMDSREVKKIKGNREAVNTHMQGNNKSGSHKKSKKKSVSGLAKCTSKVDTTPTVDLIGCRIKIWWPMDKKFYEGVVKSFDTHKSKHVVLYDDGDVEVLRLEKECWELVGGVQKPAKGSNSKKGSGSKKESGERKKRTLAASRQKKETDKMSPLSPLRGKRTPRKNLKYGQKGPSKSSLSRRSLLLGKPLITSKSKADNLSSGESESEQKENTHEFSLSEHELSDKDDIAYSDGKPGADADRLSGMEESSEEECPMENKDEDELGTPQDSRGSDREISSSHEKPHADGSTEKSNDDAGRSDSHVSVRDDADSHSTDQCDSESSSAAKSDEELSDDELLSTWKQRAGKLAGGK
- the LOC107004432 gene encoding sister chromatid cohesion protein PDS5 homolog A isoform X3, coding for MASKLQLQLKELGSKLENPPTSKDSLIKLLKQGSTFLSELEQSPPKAMLEAMQPLQSAIVKPELLKHQDREVKLLVATCICEITRITAPEAPYSDDVLKDIFHLIVSTFSGLGDINSPSFGRRVVILETLARYRSCVVMLDLECDDLINEMFQTFLNVVRDEHQDSILTSMQTIMVVLIEESEDIREDLLHVILSVLGRHKKDVSIAGRGLAMKVIEQCSGKLEPSIKQFLVSSMSGDSRPTTFEIDYHEVIYDIYRCAPQILSGVVPYITGELLTDQLDVRLKAVHLVGDLFALSESAISEAFHPIFLEFLKRLTDRIVEVRMSVLEHVKGCLLSNPFRQEAPQIISALRDRLLDYDENVRKQVVVVLCDAACNALTSMKVDTIKLVAERIRDKSLLVKRYTLERLADIYRIYCLNSSSGSIKGIDYEWIPGRILRCFYDKDFRSDIVEHILCSSLFPNEFSVKDKVKNWVKVFSSFDKVEVRALEKLLEQKQRLQQEMRRYLSLRQMQQDGDATEIQKKVVFCFRIMSRCFTDPGKAEESFQILDQLKDANVWRILTVLLDPNSNSIRASSSWDELLKILGEKHRLYDFLGTLSMKCSYILFNKEHVKEILQETNIQKSAGSTDLILSCTHLLVILARFCPFLLSGIEEDLIHLLEDDNEIIKEGVLHVLAKAGAAIREKLGDSSRSLDLMLERICLEGSRRQAKYAIHALASIMKDDGLKSLSVLYKRLVDMLEEKSHLPAVLQSLGCVAQTAMPVFETREKEIEQFIKKNILELSHTSEGKAKESWEDRSEICSMKIFGIKTLVKSYLPVKDANLRLGIDDLLEILKNILSFGEISIQIKSSSVDKAHLRLAAAKAMLRLSKHWDHKIPVDVFYLTLGTSEASFPQVKKLFLNKVHQYLKDRYLDPKYTCAFLLDLQFQQPDFEEIKSNLSDVIQIYQQGKARQLSVQSEAITPVPFPEYILPYLVHALAHHSLFPNIDECKDVKVFEPTYRQLYVFLSMLVHGDEEGKPEGGISREKESISTVKSILHSIKHSEDAVDSTKSKNSYAVSDLGLAITNRLVPNHDDLKELKASVSLPPSLYKQHEMNEEKDQSLVEVKTWLADESIMAHFESIKFETNGTVSLLKSEITEDEVMKDSETEGNEVPLGKIMERLKARSKMRKEVKDDSSAAEVRTENDVDILKVVREIDSNNVVDDNKLDASNGHESAVKTKASNKRQKRGTDISVPKGAKRQRSSSSSVHKLSSKLEDSIEKEEDLQSMSEDKSSEENVFEPEESDLLTSSIRKKTSLLPKQKRKATDKNHDDTCEIEMDSREVKKIKGNREAVNTHMQGNNKSGSHKKSKKKSVSGLAKCTSKVDTTPTVDLIGCRIKIWWPMDKKFYEGVVKSFDTHKSKHVVLYDDGDVEVLRLEKECWELVGGVQKPAKGSNSKKGSGSKKESGERKKRTLAASRQKKETDKMSPLSPLRGKRTPRKNLKYGQKGPSKSSLSRRSLLLGKPLITSKSKADNLSSESEQKENTHEFSLSEHELSDKDDIAYSDGKPGADADRLSGMEESSEEECPMENKDEDELGTPQDSRGSDREISSSHEKPHADGSTEKSNDDAGRSDSHVSVRDDADSHSTDQCDSESSSAAKSDEELSDDELLSTWKQRAGKLAGGK